The Glycine max cultivar Williams 82 chromosome 12, Glycine_max_v4.0, whole genome shotgun sequence genome window below encodes:
- the LOC100800806 gene encoding chromatin remodeling protein EBS isoform X1 → MAKTRPGRKDVDSYTIRGTSKIVRAGDCVLMRPSDTSKPPYVARVEKIEQDNRSNVKVRVRWYYRPEESIGGRRQFHGAKELFLSDHYDVQSAHTIEGKCVVHSFKNYTKLENVGAEDYYCRFEYKAATGAFTPDRVAVYCKCEMPYNPDDLMVQCEGCKDWYHPACMGMTIEEAKKLDHFVCSECSSDDDMKKPQATFSASLGADGKVEPKRRKR, encoded by the exons ATGGCGAAAACGAGGCCAGGCAGAAAGGACGTGGACTCGTACACCATAAGAGGAACCAGCAAGATCGTCCGAG CTGGAGACTGTGTTCTGATGCGGCCCTCGGACACGTCGAAGCCGCCTTACGTGGCGCGCGTGGAGAAGATCGAGCAGGACAACAGGAGCAACGTGAAGGTGCGTGTGAGGTGGTACTACCGGCCAGAAGAGTCGATTGGTGGTCGGAGACAGTTCCACGGGGCTAAGGAACTGTTCCTCTCCGACCACTACGATGTGCAAAGTGCACACACCATTGAGGGCAAGTGTGTTGTGCACTCTTTTAAGAACTACACCAAGCTTGAGAATGTGGGTGCTGAGGATTACTATTGTAGATTCGAGTACAAGGCCGCCACCGGGGCTTTCACCCCTGACCGTGTTGCTGT GTATTGCAAATGTGAGATGCCTTATAACCCGGATGATCTCATGGTACAATGTGAAGGGTGCAAGGATTG GTACCATCCTGCTTGCATGGGCATGACTATTGAAGAAGCAAAGAAACTAGATCATTTTGTATGTTCTGAATGTTCATCTGATGATGATATGAAGAAACCCCAAGCTACATTTTCTGCATCACTGGGAGCTGATGGCAAG
- the LOC100800806 gene encoding chromatin remodeling protein EBS isoform X3, protein MAKTRPGRKDVDSYTIRGTSKIVRAGDCVLMRPSDTSKPPYVARVEKIEQDNRSNVKVRVRWYYRPEESIGGRRQFHGAKELFLSDHYDVQSAHTIEGKCVVHSFKNYTKLENVGAEDYYCRFEYKAATGAFTPDRVAVYCKCEMPYNPDDLMVQCEGCKDWFLVGTILLAWA, encoded by the exons ATGGCGAAAACGAGGCCAGGCAGAAAGGACGTGGACTCGTACACCATAAGAGGAACCAGCAAGATCGTCCGAG CTGGAGACTGTGTTCTGATGCGGCCCTCGGACACGTCGAAGCCGCCTTACGTGGCGCGCGTGGAGAAGATCGAGCAGGACAACAGGAGCAACGTGAAGGTGCGTGTGAGGTGGTACTACCGGCCAGAAGAGTCGATTGGTGGTCGGAGACAGTTCCACGGGGCTAAGGAACTGTTCCTCTCCGACCACTACGATGTGCAAAGTGCACACACCATTGAGGGCAAGTGTGTTGTGCACTCTTTTAAGAACTACACCAAGCTTGAGAATGTGGGTGCTGAGGATTACTATTGTAGATTCGAGTACAAGGCCGCCACCGGGGCTTTCACCCCTGACCGTGTTGCTGT GTATTGCAAATGTGAGATGCCTTATAACCCGGATGATCTCATGGTACAATGTGAAGGGTGCAAGGATTG GTTTCTTGTAGGTACCATCCTGCTTGCATGGGCATGA
- the LOC100800806 gene encoding chromatin remodeling protein EBS isoform X2 — MAKTRPGRKDVDSYTIRGTSKIVRAGDCVLMRPSDTSKPPYVARVEKIEQDNRSNVKVRVRWYYRPEESIGGRRQFHGAKELFLSDHYDVQSAHTIEGKCVVHSFKNYTKLENVGAEDYYCRFEYKAATGAFTPDRVAVYCKCEMPYNPDDLMVQCEGCKDCTCRMSALKVLKSFKGQFW, encoded by the exons ATGGCGAAAACGAGGCCAGGCAGAAAGGACGTGGACTCGTACACCATAAGAGGAACCAGCAAGATCGTCCGAG CTGGAGACTGTGTTCTGATGCGGCCCTCGGACACGTCGAAGCCGCCTTACGTGGCGCGCGTGGAGAAGATCGAGCAGGACAACAGGAGCAACGTGAAGGTGCGTGTGAGGTGGTACTACCGGCCAGAAGAGTCGATTGGTGGTCGGAGACAGTTCCACGGGGCTAAGGAACTGTTCCTCTCCGACCACTACGATGTGCAAAGTGCACACACCATTGAGGGCAAGTGTGTTGTGCACTCTTTTAAGAACTACACCAAGCTTGAGAATGTGGGTGCTGAGGATTACTATTGTAGATTCGAGTACAAGGCCGCCACCGGGGCTTTCACCCCTGACCGTGTTGCTGT GTATTGCAAATGTGAGATGCCTTATAACCCGGATGATCTCATGGTACAATGTGAAGGGTGCAAGGATTG CACCTGCAGAATGAGCGCCCTAAAGGtgttaaagagttttaaaggTCAATTTTGGTAG